From Canis lupus dingo isolate Sandy chromosome 24, ASM325472v2, whole genome shotgun sequence, a single genomic window includes:
- the DNMT3B gene encoding DNA (cytosine-5)-methyltransferase 3B isoform X8, which translates to MKGDTRQLNREEDASGREDSIITNGVCSDQSSDSKDAPSPPILEAISTPEIRGRRSSSRLSKREVSSLLSYTQDLTGDGDGEGEDGDGSDTPVMPKLFRETRTRSESPAVRTRNNTSASSRERHRPSLRATRGRQGRNHVDESPVELSATRSLRRRTVSLAGTPWPSPGSPYLTIDLTDDDVVPQSSSTPYTRLAQDSQQEGLESPQVDAEGRDADSAEYQDGKEFGIGDLVWGKIKGFSWWPAMVVSWKATSKRQAMSGMRWVQWFGDGKFSEVSADKLVALGLFSQHFNLATFNKLVSYRKAMYHALEKARVRAGKTFPSNPGDSLEDQLKPMLEWAHGGFKPTGIEGLKPNNKQPVVNKSKVRRTGSGNLESRKYENKTRRRTADDSTASDYCPPPKRLKTNCYNNGKDRGEEDQSREQMALDVSNNKSNLEDSCLSCGRKNPVSFHPLFEGGLCQTCRDRFLELFYMYDDDGYQSYCTVCCEGRELLLCSNTSCCRCFCVECLEVLVGTGTAADAKLQEPWSCYMCLPQRCHGVLRRRKDWNVRLQAFFTSDMGLEYEAPKLYPAIPAARRRPIRVLSLFDGIATGYLVLKELGIKVEKYVASEVCEESIAVGTVKHEGNIKYVNDVRNITKRNIEEWGPFDLVIGGSPCNDLSNVNPARKGLYEGTGRLFFEFYHLLNYTRPKEGDDRPFFWMFENVVAMKVGDKRDISRFLECNPVMIDAIKVSAAHRARYFWGNLPGMNS; encoded by the exons GATCTGACGGGTGACGGAGATGGTGAAGGGGAAGATGGGGATGGCTCTGACACCCCAGTGATGCCCAAACTCTTCCGTGAAACCAGGACTCGGTCTGAAAGCCCAGCA GTCCGAACCCGAAATAACACCAGTGCCTCCAGCCGGGAGAGGCACAGGCCCTCCCTACGTGCCACCCGAGGCCGGCAGGGCCGCAATCACGTGGATGAGTCCCCCGTGGAGTTATCAGCTACCAGG TCCCTGAGGCGGCGTACAGTATCCTTGGCAGGCACACCGTGGCCATCCCCAGGCAGCCCCTACCTCACCATTGACCTCACAGATGACGATGTGGTGCCCCAGAGCAGCAGCACCCCCTATACCCGCCTAGCCCAGGACAGCCAGCAGGAGGGCTTGGAGTCCCCGCAGGTGGATGCAGAGGGTAGAGATGCTGACAGCGCGGAGTATCAG GATGGGAAGGAGTTTGGAATAGGGGACCTCGTATGGGGAAAGATCAAGGGCTTCTCCTGGTGGCCTGCCATGGTCGTGTCATGGAAGGCTACCTCCAAGCGCCAGGCCATGTCTGGCATGCGGTGGGTCCAGTGGTTTGGTGATGGCAAGTTCTCTGAG GTGTCTGCAGATAAGCTGGTGGCCCTGGGGCTGTTCAGCCAGCACTTTAACCTGGCAACCTTCAATAAGCTGGTGTCTTACAGGAAAGCCATGTACCATGCATTGGAG AAAGCCAGGGTACGGGCTGGCAAAACCTTCCCCAGCAACCCTGGAGACTCGTTGGAGGACCAGCTGAAGCCCATGTTAGAGTGGGCCCACGGGGGTTTTAAGCCCACTGGGATCGAGGGCCTCAAGCCCAACAACAAGCAACCAG TGGTTAATAAGTCGAAGGTGCGTCGTACAGGCAGTGGGAACTTAGAATCAAGGAAATACG AGAACAAGACTCGAAGACGCACAGCTGACGACTCAACTGCCTCAGACTATTGCCCCCCACCCAAGCGCCTGAAGACAAACTGCTATAATAACGGCAAAGATCGAGGAGAGGAGGACCAGAGTCGAG AACAAATGGCTTTGGATGTTAGCAACAACAAGAGTAACCTGGAAG ATAGCTGTTTGTCCTGTGGTAGGAAAAACCCCGTGTCCTTCCACCCTCTCTTTGAGGGTGGCCTCTGCCAGACATGCCGG GACCGGTTCCTTGAGCTGTTCTACATGTATGATGATGATGGTTATCAGTCCTATTGCACCGTGTGCTGTGAAGGTCGTGAGCTGCTCCTCTGCAGCAACACTAGCTGTTGCCG GTGCTTCTGTGTGGAGTGCCTGGAGGTCTTGGTGGGCACCGGCACGGCAGCAGATGCCAAGCTGCAGGAGCCCTGGAGCTGCTACATGTGCCTCCCGCAGCGCTGTCATGGTGTCCTGCGGCGCCGGAAGGACTGGAACGTGCGCTTGCAGGCCTTCTTCACCAGCGACATGGGGCTCGAATAC GAAGCCCCCAAGTTATACCCTGCGATTCCCGCAGCCCGAAGGCGGCCCATTCGAGTCTTATCCCTGTTTGATGGAATTGCAACAG GGTACTTGGTCCTCAAAGAATTGGGCATCAAAGTGGAGAAATACGTCGCTTCCGAAGTGTGTGAAGAATCCATCGCTGTTGGAACTGTGAAGCATGAGGGCAACATCAAATATGTGAATGACGTCAGGAATATCACGAAGAGAAAT ATTGAAGAATGGGGCCCCTTTGACTTGGTGATTGGTGGAAGCCCATGCAATGATCTCTCAAATGTGAACCCTGCCAGGAAAGGCCTGTATG AGGGTACAGGCCGGCTCTTCTTTGAGTTCTACCACCTGCTGAATTACACACGCCCCAAGGAGGGTGATGACCGGCCCTTTTTCTGGATGTTTGAGAATGTGGTAGCCATGAAGGTGGGCGACAAGAGGGACATCTCTCGCTTCCTGGAG TGTAACCCAGTGATGATCGATGCCATCAAAGTGTCTGCTGCTCACAGGGCCCGCTACTTCTGGGGCAACCTGCCGGGAATGAACAG TTAA
- the DNMT3B gene encoding DNA (cytosine-5)-methyltransferase 3B isoform X3 — protein MKGDTRQLNREEDASGREDSIITNGVCSDQSSDSKDAPSPPILEAISTPEIRGRRSSSRLSKREVSSLLSYTQDLTGDGDGEGEDGDGSDTPVMPKLFRETRTRSESPAVRTRNNTSASSRERHRPSLRATRGRQGRNHVDESPVELSATRSLRRRTVSLAGTPWPSPGSPYLTIDLTDDDVVPQSSSTPYTRLAQDSQQEGLESPQVDAEGRDADSAEYQDGKEFGIGDLVWGKIKGFSWWPAMVVSWKATSKRQAMSGMRWVQWFGDGKFSEVSADKLVALGLFSQHFNLATFNKLVSYRKAMYHALEKARVRAGKTFPSNPGDSLEDQLKPMLEWAHGGFKPTGIEGLKPNNKQPENKTRRRTADDSTASDYCPPPKRLKTNCYNNGKDRGEEDQSREQMALDVSNNKSNLEDSCLSCGRKNPVSFHPLFEGGLCQTCRDRFLELFYMYDDDGYQSYCTVCCEGRELLLCSNTSCCRCFCVECLEVLVGTGTAADAKLQEPWSCYMCLPQRCHGVLRRRKDWNVRLQAFFTSDMGLEYEAPKLYPAIPAARRRPIRVLSLFDGIATGYLVLKELGIKVEKYVASEVCEESIAVGTVKHEGNIKYVNDVRNITKRNIEEWGPFDLVIGGSPCNDLSNVNPARKGLYEGTGRLFFEFYHLLNYTRPKEGDDRPFFWMFENVVAMKVGDKRDISRFLECNPVMIDAIKVSAAHRARYFWGNLPGMNRPVIASKNDKLELQDCLEFNRTAKLKKVQTITTKSNSIRQGKNQLFPVVMNGKEDVLWCTELERIFGFPVHYTDVSNMGRGARQKLLGRSWSVPVIRHLFAPLKDYFACE, from the exons GATCTGACGGGTGACGGAGATGGTGAAGGGGAAGATGGGGATGGCTCTGACACCCCAGTGATGCCCAAACTCTTCCGTGAAACCAGGACTCGGTCTGAAAGCCCAGCA GTCCGAACCCGAAATAACACCAGTGCCTCCAGCCGGGAGAGGCACAGGCCCTCCCTACGTGCCACCCGAGGCCGGCAGGGCCGCAATCACGTGGATGAGTCCCCCGTGGAGTTATCAGCTACCAGG TCCCTGAGGCGGCGTACAGTATCCTTGGCAGGCACACCGTGGCCATCCCCAGGCAGCCCCTACCTCACCATTGACCTCACAGATGACGATGTGGTGCCCCAGAGCAGCAGCACCCCCTATACCCGCCTAGCCCAGGACAGCCAGCAGGAGGGCTTGGAGTCCCCGCAGGTGGATGCAGAGGGTAGAGATGCTGACAGCGCGGAGTATCAG GATGGGAAGGAGTTTGGAATAGGGGACCTCGTATGGGGAAAGATCAAGGGCTTCTCCTGGTGGCCTGCCATGGTCGTGTCATGGAAGGCTACCTCCAAGCGCCAGGCCATGTCTGGCATGCGGTGGGTCCAGTGGTTTGGTGATGGCAAGTTCTCTGAG GTGTCTGCAGATAAGCTGGTGGCCCTGGGGCTGTTCAGCCAGCACTTTAACCTGGCAACCTTCAATAAGCTGGTGTCTTACAGGAAAGCCATGTACCATGCATTGGAG AAAGCCAGGGTACGGGCTGGCAAAACCTTCCCCAGCAACCCTGGAGACTCGTTGGAGGACCAGCTGAAGCCCATGTTAGAGTGGGCCCACGGGGGTTTTAAGCCCACTGGGATCGAGGGCCTCAAGCCCAACAACAAGCAACCAG AGAACAAGACTCGAAGACGCACAGCTGACGACTCAACTGCCTCAGACTATTGCCCCCCACCCAAGCGCCTGAAGACAAACTGCTATAATAACGGCAAAGATCGAGGAGAGGAGGACCAGAGTCGAG AACAAATGGCTTTGGATGTTAGCAACAACAAGAGTAACCTGGAAG ATAGCTGTTTGTCCTGTGGTAGGAAAAACCCCGTGTCCTTCCACCCTCTCTTTGAGGGTGGCCTCTGCCAGACATGCCGG GACCGGTTCCTTGAGCTGTTCTACATGTATGATGATGATGGTTATCAGTCCTATTGCACCGTGTGCTGTGAAGGTCGTGAGCTGCTCCTCTGCAGCAACACTAGCTGTTGCCG GTGCTTCTGTGTGGAGTGCCTGGAGGTCTTGGTGGGCACCGGCACGGCAGCAGATGCCAAGCTGCAGGAGCCCTGGAGCTGCTACATGTGCCTCCCGCAGCGCTGTCATGGTGTCCTGCGGCGCCGGAAGGACTGGAACGTGCGCTTGCAGGCCTTCTTCACCAGCGACATGGGGCTCGAATAC GAAGCCCCCAAGTTATACCCTGCGATTCCCGCAGCCCGAAGGCGGCCCATTCGAGTCTTATCCCTGTTTGATGGAATTGCAACAG GGTACTTGGTCCTCAAAGAATTGGGCATCAAAGTGGAGAAATACGTCGCTTCCGAAGTGTGTGAAGAATCCATCGCTGTTGGAACTGTGAAGCATGAGGGCAACATCAAATATGTGAATGACGTCAGGAATATCACGAAGAGAAAT ATTGAAGAATGGGGCCCCTTTGACTTGGTGATTGGTGGAAGCCCATGCAATGATCTCTCAAATGTGAACCCTGCCAGGAAAGGCCTGTATG AGGGTACAGGCCGGCTCTTCTTTGAGTTCTACCACCTGCTGAATTACACACGCCCCAAGGAGGGTGATGACCGGCCCTTTTTCTGGATGTTTGAGAATGTGGTAGCCATGAAGGTGGGCGACAAGAGGGACATCTCTCGCTTCCTGGAG TGTAACCCAGTGATGATCGATGCCATCAAAGTGTCTGCTGCTCACAGGGCCCGCTACTTCTGGGGCAACCTGCCGGGAATGAACAG GCCCGTGATAGCATCAAAGAATGATAAACTCGAGCTGCAGGACTGCCTGGAGTTCAATAGGACAGCAAAG TTAAAGAAAGTACAGACAATAACCACCAAGTCGAACTCGATCAGACAGGGGAAAAACCAACTTTTCCCTGTTGTCATGAATGGCAAAGAAGATGTTTTGTGGTGCACTGAGCTAGAAAG GATCTTCGGCTTTCCTGTACACTACACGGATGTGTCCAACATGGGCCGTGGTGCCCGCCAGAAGCTGCTTGGGAGGTCCTGGAGTGTGCCTGTCATCCGACACCTCTTCGCCCCCCTGAAGGACTACTTTGCCTGTGAATAA
- the DNMT3B gene encoding DNA (cytosine-5)-methyltransferase 3B isoform X5 produces the protein MKGDTRQLNREEDASGREDSIITNGVCSDQSSDSKDAPSPPILEAISTPEIRGRRSSSRLSKREVSSLLSYTQDLTGDGDGEGEDGDGSDTPVMPKLFRETRTRSESPASLRRRTVSLAGTPWPSPGSPYLTIDLTDDDVVPQSSSTPYTRLAQDSQQEGLESPQVDAEGRDADSAEYQDGKEFGIGDLVWGKIKGFSWWPAMVVSWKATSKRQAMSGMRWVQWFGDGKFSEVSADKLVALGLFSQHFNLATFNKLVSYRKAMYHALEKARVRAGKTFPSNPGDSLEDQLKPMLEWAHGGFKPTGIEGLKPNNKQPENKTRRRTADDSTASDYCPPPKRLKTNCYNNGKDRGEEDQSREQMALDVSNNKSNLEDSCLSCGRKNPVSFHPLFEGGLCQTCRDRFLELFYMYDDDGYQSYCTVCCEGRELLLCSNTSCCRCFCVECLEVLVGTGTAADAKLQEPWSCYMCLPQRCHGVLRRRKDWNVRLQAFFTSDMGLEYEAPKLYPAIPAARRRPIRVLSLFDGIATGYLVLKELGIKVEKYVASEVCEESIAVGTVKHEGNIKYVNDVRNITKRNIEEWGPFDLVIGGSPCNDLSNVNPARKGLYEGTGRLFFEFYHLLNYTRPKEGDDRPFFWMFENVVAMKVGDKRDISRFLECNPVMIDAIKVSAAHRARYFWGNLPGMNRPVIASKNDKLELQDCLEFNRTAKLKKVQTITTKSNSIRQGKNQLFPVVMNGKEDVLWCTELERIFGFPVHYTDVSNMGRGARQKLLGRSWSVPVIRHLFAPLKDYFACE, from the exons GATCTGACGGGTGACGGAGATGGTGAAGGGGAAGATGGGGATGGCTCTGACACCCCAGTGATGCCCAAACTCTTCCGTGAAACCAGGACTCGGTCTGAAAGCCCAGCA TCCCTGAGGCGGCGTACAGTATCCTTGGCAGGCACACCGTGGCCATCCCCAGGCAGCCCCTACCTCACCATTGACCTCACAGATGACGATGTGGTGCCCCAGAGCAGCAGCACCCCCTATACCCGCCTAGCCCAGGACAGCCAGCAGGAGGGCTTGGAGTCCCCGCAGGTGGATGCAGAGGGTAGAGATGCTGACAGCGCGGAGTATCAG GATGGGAAGGAGTTTGGAATAGGGGACCTCGTATGGGGAAAGATCAAGGGCTTCTCCTGGTGGCCTGCCATGGTCGTGTCATGGAAGGCTACCTCCAAGCGCCAGGCCATGTCTGGCATGCGGTGGGTCCAGTGGTTTGGTGATGGCAAGTTCTCTGAG GTGTCTGCAGATAAGCTGGTGGCCCTGGGGCTGTTCAGCCAGCACTTTAACCTGGCAACCTTCAATAAGCTGGTGTCTTACAGGAAAGCCATGTACCATGCATTGGAG AAAGCCAGGGTACGGGCTGGCAAAACCTTCCCCAGCAACCCTGGAGACTCGTTGGAGGACCAGCTGAAGCCCATGTTAGAGTGGGCCCACGGGGGTTTTAAGCCCACTGGGATCGAGGGCCTCAAGCCCAACAACAAGCAACCAG AGAACAAGACTCGAAGACGCACAGCTGACGACTCAACTGCCTCAGACTATTGCCCCCCACCCAAGCGCCTGAAGACAAACTGCTATAATAACGGCAAAGATCGAGGAGAGGAGGACCAGAGTCGAG AACAAATGGCTTTGGATGTTAGCAACAACAAGAGTAACCTGGAAG ATAGCTGTTTGTCCTGTGGTAGGAAAAACCCCGTGTCCTTCCACCCTCTCTTTGAGGGTGGCCTCTGCCAGACATGCCGG GACCGGTTCCTTGAGCTGTTCTACATGTATGATGATGATGGTTATCAGTCCTATTGCACCGTGTGCTGTGAAGGTCGTGAGCTGCTCCTCTGCAGCAACACTAGCTGTTGCCG GTGCTTCTGTGTGGAGTGCCTGGAGGTCTTGGTGGGCACCGGCACGGCAGCAGATGCCAAGCTGCAGGAGCCCTGGAGCTGCTACATGTGCCTCCCGCAGCGCTGTCATGGTGTCCTGCGGCGCCGGAAGGACTGGAACGTGCGCTTGCAGGCCTTCTTCACCAGCGACATGGGGCTCGAATAC GAAGCCCCCAAGTTATACCCTGCGATTCCCGCAGCCCGAAGGCGGCCCATTCGAGTCTTATCCCTGTTTGATGGAATTGCAACAG GGTACTTGGTCCTCAAAGAATTGGGCATCAAAGTGGAGAAATACGTCGCTTCCGAAGTGTGTGAAGAATCCATCGCTGTTGGAACTGTGAAGCATGAGGGCAACATCAAATATGTGAATGACGTCAGGAATATCACGAAGAGAAAT ATTGAAGAATGGGGCCCCTTTGACTTGGTGATTGGTGGAAGCCCATGCAATGATCTCTCAAATGTGAACCCTGCCAGGAAAGGCCTGTATG AGGGTACAGGCCGGCTCTTCTTTGAGTTCTACCACCTGCTGAATTACACACGCCCCAAGGAGGGTGATGACCGGCCCTTTTTCTGGATGTTTGAGAATGTGGTAGCCATGAAGGTGGGCGACAAGAGGGACATCTCTCGCTTCCTGGAG TGTAACCCAGTGATGATCGATGCCATCAAAGTGTCTGCTGCTCACAGGGCCCGCTACTTCTGGGGCAACCTGCCGGGAATGAACAG GCCCGTGATAGCATCAAAGAATGATAAACTCGAGCTGCAGGACTGCCTGGAGTTCAATAGGACAGCAAAG TTAAAGAAAGTACAGACAATAACCACCAAGTCGAACTCGATCAGACAGGGGAAAAACCAACTTTTCCCTGTTGTCATGAATGGCAAAGAAGATGTTTTGTGGTGCACTGAGCTAGAAAG GATCTTCGGCTTTCCTGTACACTACACGGATGTGTCCAACATGGGCCGTGGTGCCCGCCAGAAGCTGCTTGGGAGGTCCTGGAGTGTGCCTGTCATCCGACACCTCTTCGCCCCCCTGAAGGACTACTTTGCCTGTGAATAA
- the DNMT3B gene encoding DNA (cytosine-5)-methyltransferase 3B isoform X7, which yields MKGDTRQLNREEDASGREDSIITNGVCSDQSSDSKDAPSPPILEAISTPEIRGRRSSSRLSKREVSSLLSYTQDLTGDGDGEGEDGDGSDTPVMPKLFRETRTRSESPAVRTRNNTSASSRERHRPSLRATRGRQGRNHVDESPVELSATRSLRRRTVSLAGTPWPSPGSPYLTIDLTDDDVVPQSSSTPYTRLAQDSQQEGLESPQVDAEGRDADSAEYQDGKEFGIGDLVWGKIKGFSWWPAMVVSWKATSKRQAMSGMRWVQWFGDGKFSEVSADKLVALGLFSQHFNLATFNKLVSYRKAMYHALEKARVRAGKTFPSNPGDSLEDQLKPMLEWAHGGFKPTGIEGLKPNNKQPENKTRRRTADDSTASDYCPPPKRLKTNCYNNGKDRGEEDQSREQMALDVSNNKSNLEDSCLSCGRKNPVSFHPLFEGGLCQTCRDRFLELFYMYDDDGYQSYCTVCCEGRELLLCSNTSCCRCFCVECLEVLVGTGTAADAKLQEPWSCYMCLPQRCHGVLRRRKDWNVRLQAFFTSDMGLEYEAPKLYPAIPAARRRPIRVLSLFDGIATGYLVLKELGIKVEKYVASEVCEESIAVGTVKHEGNIKYVNDVRNITKRNIEEWGPFDLVIGGSPCNDLSNVNPARKGLYEGTGRLFFEFYHLLNYTRPKEGDDRPFFWMFENVVAMKVGDKRDISRFLECNPVMIDAIKVSAAHRARYFWGNLPGMNRIFGFPVHYTDVSNMGRGARQKLLGRSWSVPVIRHLFAPLKDYFACE from the exons GATCTGACGGGTGACGGAGATGGTGAAGGGGAAGATGGGGATGGCTCTGACACCCCAGTGATGCCCAAACTCTTCCGTGAAACCAGGACTCGGTCTGAAAGCCCAGCA GTCCGAACCCGAAATAACACCAGTGCCTCCAGCCGGGAGAGGCACAGGCCCTCCCTACGTGCCACCCGAGGCCGGCAGGGCCGCAATCACGTGGATGAGTCCCCCGTGGAGTTATCAGCTACCAGG TCCCTGAGGCGGCGTACAGTATCCTTGGCAGGCACACCGTGGCCATCCCCAGGCAGCCCCTACCTCACCATTGACCTCACAGATGACGATGTGGTGCCCCAGAGCAGCAGCACCCCCTATACCCGCCTAGCCCAGGACAGCCAGCAGGAGGGCTTGGAGTCCCCGCAGGTGGATGCAGAGGGTAGAGATGCTGACAGCGCGGAGTATCAG GATGGGAAGGAGTTTGGAATAGGGGACCTCGTATGGGGAAAGATCAAGGGCTTCTCCTGGTGGCCTGCCATGGTCGTGTCATGGAAGGCTACCTCCAAGCGCCAGGCCATGTCTGGCATGCGGTGGGTCCAGTGGTTTGGTGATGGCAAGTTCTCTGAG GTGTCTGCAGATAAGCTGGTGGCCCTGGGGCTGTTCAGCCAGCACTTTAACCTGGCAACCTTCAATAAGCTGGTGTCTTACAGGAAAGCCATGTACCATGCATTGGAG AAAGCCAGGGTACGGGCTGGCAAAACCTTCCCCAGCAACCCTGGAGACTCGTTGGAGGACCAGCTGAAGCCCATGTTAGAGTGGGCCCACGGGGGTTTTAAGCCCACTGGGATCGAGGGCCTCAAGCCCAACAACAAGCAACCAG AGAACAAGACTCGAAGACGCACAGCTGACGACTCAACTGCCTCAGACTATTGCCCCCCACCCAAGCGCCTGAAGACAAACTGCTATAATAACGGCAAAGATCGAGGAGAGGAGGACCAGAGTCGAG AACAAATGGCTTTGGATGTTAGCAACAACAAGAGTAACCTGGAAG ATAGCTGTTTGTCCTGTGGTAGGAAAAACCCCGTGTCCTTCCACCCTCTCTTTGAGGGTGGCCTCTGCCAGACATGCCGG GACCGGTTCCTTGAGCTGTTCTACATGTATGATGATGATGGTTATCAGTCCTATTGCACCGTGTGCTGTGAAGGTCGTGAGCTGCTCCTCTGCAGCAACACTAGCTGTTGCCG GTGCTTCTGTGTGGAGTGCCTGGAGGTCTTGGTGGGCACCGGCACGGCAGCAGATGCCAAGCTGCAGGAGCCCTGGAGCTGCTACATGTGCCTCCCGCAGCGCTGTCATGGTGTCCTGCGGCGCCGGAAGGACTGGAACGTGCGCTTGCAGGCCTTCTTCACCAGCGACATGGGGCTCGAATAC GAAGCCCCCAAGTTATACCCTGCGATTCCCGCAGCCCGAAGGCGGCCCATTCGAGTCTTATCCCTGTTTGATGGAATTGCAACAG GGTACTTGGTCCTCAAAGAATTGGGCATCAAAGTGGAGAAATACGTCGCTTCCGAAGTGTGTGAAGAATCCATCGCTGTTGGAACTGTGAAGCATGAGGGCAACATCAAATATGTGAATGACGTCAGGAATATCACGAAGAGAAAT ATTGAAGAATGGGGCCCCTTTGACTTGGTGATTGGTGGAAGCCCATGCAATGATCTCTCAAATGTGAACCCTGCCAGGAAAGGCCTGTATG AGGGTACAGGCCGGCTCTTCTTTGAGTTCTACCACCTGCTGAATTACACACGCCCCAAGGAGGGTGATGACCGGCCCTTTTTCTGGATGTTTGAGAATGTGGTAGCCATGAAGGTGGGCGACAAGAGGGACATCTCTCGCTTCCTGGAG TGTAACCCAGTGATGATCGATGCCATCAAAGTGTCTGCTGCTCACAGGGCCCGCTACTTCTGGGGCAACCTGCCGGGAATGAACAG GATCTTCGGCTTTCCTGTACACTACACGGATGTGTCCAACATGGGCCGTGGTGCCCGCCAGAAGCTGCTTGGGAGGTCCTGGAGTGTGCCTGTCATCCGACACCTCTTCGCCCCCCTGAAGGACTACTTTGCCTGTGAATAA
- the DNMT3B gene encoding DNA (cytosine-5)-methyltransferase 3B isoform X9, which produces MKGDTRQLNREEDASGREDSIITNGVCSDQSSDSKDAPSPPILEAISTPEIRGRRSSSRLSKREVSSLLSYTQDLTGDGDGEGEDGDGSDTPVMPKLFRETRTRSESPASLRRRTVSLAGTPWPSPGSPYLTIDLTDDDVVPQSSSTPYTRLAQDSQQEGLESPQVDAEGRDADSAEYQDGKEFGIGDLVWGKIKGFSWWPAMVVSWKATSKRQAMSGMRWVQWFGDGKFSEVSADKLVALGLFSQHFNLATFNKLVSYRKAMYHALEKARVRAGKTFPSNPGDSLEDQLKPMLEWAHGGFKPTGIEGLKPNNKQPENKTRRRTADDSTASDYCPPPKRLKTNCYNNGKDRGEEDQSREQMALDVSNNKSNLEDSCLSCGRKNPVSFHPLFEGGLCQTCRDRFLELFYMYDDDGYQSYCTVCCEGRELLLCSNTSCCRCFCVECLEVLVGTGTAADAKLQEPWSCYMCLPQRCHGVLRRRKDWNVRLQAFFTSDMGLEYEAPKLYPAIPAARRRPIRVLSLFDGIATGYLVLKELGIKVEKYVASEVCEESIAVGTVKHEGNIKYVNDVRNITKRNIEEWGPFDLVIGGSPCNDLSNVNPARKGLYEGTGRLFFEFYHLLNYTRPKEGDDRPFFWMFENVVAMKVGDKRDISRFLECNPVMIDAIKVSAAHRARYFWGNLPGMNRIFGFPVHYTDVSNMGRGARQKLLGRSWSVPVIRHLFAPLKDYFACE; this is translated from the exons GATCTGACGGGTGACGGAGATGGTGAAGGGGAAGATGGGGATGGCTCTGACACCCCAGTGATGCCCAAACTCTTCCGTGAAACCAGGACTCGGTCTGAAAGCCCAGCA TCCCTGAGGCGGCGTACAGTATCCTTGGCAGGCACACCGTGGCCATCCCCAGGCAGCCCCTACCTCACCATTGACCTCACAGATGACGATGTGGTGCCCCAGAGCAGCAGCACCCCCTATACCCGCCTAGCCCAGGACAGCCAGCAGGAGGGCTTGGAGTCCCCGCAGGTGGATGCAGAGGGTAGAGATGCTGACAGCGCGGAGTATCAG GATGGGAAGGAGTTTGGAATAGGGGACCTCGTATGGGGAAAGATCAAGGGCTTCTCCTGGTGGCCTGCCATGGTCGTGTCATGGAAGGCTACCTCCAAGCGCCAGGCCATGTCTGGCATGCGGTGGGTCCAGTGGTTTGGTGATGGCAAGTTCTCTGAG GTGTCTGCAGATAAGCTGGTGGCCCTGGGGCTGTTCAGCCAGCACTTTAACCTGGCAACCTTCAATAAGCTGGTGTCTTACAGGAAAGCCATGTACCATGCATTGGAG AAAGCCAGGGTACGGGCTGGCAAAACCTTCCCCAGCAACCCTGGAGACTCGTTGGAGGACCAGCTGAAGCCCATGTTAGAGTGGGCCCACGGGGGTTTTAAGCCCACTGGGATCGAGGGCCTCAAGCCCAACAACAAGCAACCAG AGAACAAGACTCGAAGACGCACAGCTGACGACTCAACTGCCTCAGACTATTGCCCCCCACCCAAGCGCCTGAAGACAAACTGCTATAATAACGGCAAAGATCGAGGAGAGGAGGACCAGAGTCGAG AACAAATGGCTTTGGATGTTAGCAACAACAAGAGTAACCTGGAAG ATAGCTGTTTGTCCTGTGGTAGGAAAAACCCCGTGTCCTTCCACCCTCTCTTTGAGGGTGGCCTCTGCCAGACATGCCGG GACCGGTTCCTTGAGCTGTTCTACATGTATGATGATGATGGTTATCAGTCCTATTGCACCGTGTGCTGTGAAGGTCGTGAGCTGCTCCTCTGCAGCAACACTAGCTGTTGCCG GTGCTTCTGTGTGGAGTGCCTGGAGGTCTTGGTGGGCACCGGCACGGCAGCAGATGCCAAGCTGCAGGAGCCCTGGAGCTGCTACATGTGCCTCCCGCAGCGCTGTCATGGTGTCCTGCGGCGCCGGAAGGACTGGAACGTGCGCTTGCAGGCCTTCTTCACCAGCGACATGGGGCTCGAATAC GAAGCCCCCAAGTTATACCCTGCGATTCCCGCAGCCCGAAGGCGGCCCATTCGAGTCTTATCCCTGTTTGATGGAATTGCAACAG GGTACTTGGTCCTCAAAGAATTGGGCATCAAAGTGGAGAAATACGTCGCTTCCGAAGTGTGTGAAGAATCCATCGCTGTTGGAACTGTGAAGCATGAGGGCAACATCAAATATGTGAATGACGTCAGGAATATCACGAAGAGAAAT ATTGAAGAATGGGGCCCCTTTGACTTGGTGATTGGTGGAAGCCCATGCAATGATCTCTCAAATGTGAACCCTGCCAGGAAAGGCCTGTATG AGGGTACAGGCCGGCTCTTCTTTGAGTTCTACCACCTGCTGAATTACACACGCCCCAAGGAGGGTGATGACCGGCCCTTTTTCTGGATGTTTGAGAATGTGGTAGCCATGAAGGTGGGCGACAAGAGGGACATCTCTCGCTTCCTGGAG TGTAACCCAGTGATGATCGATGCCATCAAAGTGTCTGCTGCTCACAGGGCCCGCTACTTCTGGGGCAACCTGCCGGGAATGAACAG GATCTTCGGCTTTCCTGTACACTACACGGATGTGTCCAACATGGGCCGTGGTGCCCGCCAGAAGCTGCTTGGGAGGTCCTGGAGTGTGCCTGTCATCCGACACCTCTTCGCCCCCCTGAAGGACTACTTTGCCTGTGAATAA